In Lutra lutra chromosome 6, mLutLut1.2, whole genome shotgun sequence, the following are encoded in one genomic region:
- the LOC125102011 gene encoding putative olfactory receptor 2B8 — MEQKNGSSFTGFILLGFSDRPQLQLVLFVVLLIFYLFTLLGNATIIALAHLDPHLHTPMYFFLSNLSFLDLCYTTSSVPQLLVHLRTADKSISFGGCVAQLFISLGLGCTECILLGLMAFDRYAAICKPLQYTVIMHPRLCALMASASWFFGFANSSLQTTLIFIVPLCGRNKIDHFLCEIPALLKLACVDTTVYESEMFIASVVILLIPVTLIIFSYGQIVRAVLRIKSSAGQRKAFGTCGSHITVVSLFYGTAIYAYLQPSNNYSQDQGKFVSLFYAIITPTVNPVIYTLRNKDVTVAMKKVLCRGQESR, encoded by the coding sequence ATGGAACAGAAGAATGGCAGCTCTTTCACGGGGTTTATCCTGCTGGGGTTCTCTGACCGGCCTCAACTGCAGCTAGTCCTCTTTGTGGTCCTCCTGATCTTCTACCTGTTCACTCTGCTGGGAAACGCCACCATCATTGCCTTGGCCCACCTCGACCCACATCTACATactcccatgtactttttcctctccAACCTAAGCTTTCTGGACCTGTGTTACACGACCAGCAGTGTCCCGCAGCTCCTGGTTCATCTCAGGACAGCAGACAAGTCTATCTCGTTTGGTGGCTGTGTGGCTCAGCTCTTCATCTCACTAGGGCTGGGATGCACGGAATGCATTCTGTTAGGGCTCATGGCATTTGACCGCTatgcagccatctgcaagccccTGCAGTACACCGTGATCATGCACCCCCGTCTCTGTGCCCTCATGGCTTCTGCATCGTGGTTCTTTGGTTTTGCCAACTCCTCATTGCAAACAACGCTCATCTTCATTGTACCACTTtgtgggagaaataaaatagacCACTTCCTTTGTGAGATCCCTGCACTGCTCAAGCTTGCCTGTGTTGATACCACTGTGTATGAGTCAGAGATGTTCATTGCCAGTGTGGTCATTCTTCTCATACCTGTGACGTTAATCATCTTCTCCTATGGTCAGATCGTCAGGGCAGTCTTAAGAATAAAGTCATCTGCAGGGCAGAGGAAAGCGTTTGGCACATGTGGGTCCCACATCACAGTGGTCTCCCTGTTCTATGGCACGGCCATCTATGCTTACCTCCAGCCCAGCAACAACTACTCCCAGGATCAGGGaaagtttgtttctctgttctacGCCATCATCACCCCCACGGTCAATCCCGTCATATATACTCTGAGGAACAAGGATGTGACTGTGGCAATGAAGAAGGTACTTTGCAGGGGCCAGGAGTCCAGATGA